The Triticum aestivum cultivar Chinese Spring chromosome 7B, IWGSC CS RefSeq v2.1, whole genome shotgun sequence genome window below encodes:
- the LOC123160123 gene encoding ervatamin-B, whose translation MAFMRSSSSSMALALLPLLVAAAFFIPSMASSASGTLDHGLDGEALLMLGRFHGWMAAHGRSYATVEEKLHRFEVYRSNMEFIEAANRDSRMSYSLGETPFTDLTHDEFMAMYSSNDESSWESEEMTVITTRAGPVHEGTAAVEEPPRHTNTNLTAVVPASVDWREKGVVTAAKYQGESCSSCWAFTSVATMESAHAISTGGSPPVLSEQQLVDCRINGCGNSWMDKAFEWVIQNGGITTEAAYPYTGKVGTCQRAKPVAVKLRGYKKISPPGDEAALMAAVAQQPVAASFDYSDPCFQHYIRGVYNAGCSRSGVYNKGACGTTQNHALAIVGYGTKPDGTKYWIGKNSWTDQWGDKGFVYFLRDSPPLGLCGIAKYPLYPII comes from the exons ATGGCTTTCATGCGCTCGTCGTCCTCATCCATGGCTCTGGCTCTGCTGCCGCTACTGGTGGCAGCCGCATTCTTCATCCCCTCCATGGCTTCATCAGCTTCAGGTACCCTGGACCATGGCTTGGATGGTGAGGCACTGCTGATGCTGGGGAGGTTCCATGGGTGGATGGCGGCGCACGGTCGGTCGTACGCCACCGTGGAGGAGAAGCTGCACCGGTTTGAGGTGTACCGGAGCAACATGGAGTTCATCGAGGCGGCGAATCGGGACAGCCGGATGAGCTACAGCCTCGGCGAGACCCCGTTCACCGACCTCACCCACGACGAGTTCATGGCCATGTACAGCAGCAACGACGAGTCGTCATGGGAGTCGGAGGAGATGACGGTGATCACAACTCGCGCTGGCCCCGTCCACGAGGGCACCGCCGCCGTCGAAGAGCCACCTCGTCATACCAATACCAATCTGACGGCGGTGGTGCCTGCGAGCGTCGATTGGAGGGAGAAAGGCGTCGTCACAGCAGCCAAGTATCAAGGGGAATCCTGTT CGTCTTGCTGGGCGTTCACGTCGGTGGCGACGATGGAGAGCGCGCATGCGATCAGCACGGGCGGATCGCCACCGGTGCTGTCGGAGCAGCAGCTGGTGGACTGTCGGATTAACGGCTGCGGCAACAGTTGGATGGACAAGGCCTTCGAGTGGGTGATCCAGAACGGTGGCATCACCACGGAGGCGGCCTACCCCTACACCGGCAAGGTGGGCACGTGCCAAAGGGCCAAGCCGGTCGCGGTGAAGCTCAGAGGCTACAAGAAGATTTCACCACCCGGTGACGAGGCGGCGCTGATGGCGGCCGTGGCGCAGCAGCCCGTCGCCGCATCCTTCGACTACAGTGACCCCTGCTTCCAGCACTACATCCGCGGCGTGTACAACGCCGGTTGCTCCAGGTCGGGCGTGTACAACAAAGGGGCGTGCGGGACAACGCAGAACCACGCGCTGGCCATCGTCGGGTACGGGACCAAGCCTGACGGGACCAAGTACTGGATTGGCAAGAACTCGTGGACTGACCAGTGGGGCGACAAAGGCTTCGTCTATTTCCTTAGGGACTCGCCACCCTTGGGCTTGTGCGGCATTGCCAAGTACCCGCTTTACCCTATCATCTGA